A genomic region of Peptoniphilus sp. ING2-D1G contains the following coding sequences:
- a CDS encoding tRNA 2-thiocytidine biosynthesis protein (tRNA 2-thiocytidine biosynthesis protein TtcA; Provisional; High confidence in function and specificity) gives MSAIKSIHDMERSIIKSYRNYLWTNFIKAIKDFELIEEGDRIAVAISGGKDSLTLAKLFQELKRHSKYDFHLEFIAMDPGYKRENRELLEYNCKMMGIPVKIHNSDVFEVAHKLDEENPCYMCARMRRGNLYSKAKELGCNKLALGHHFNDVIETVLLNVLFAGNYKTMMPKLHSKNFEGLELIRPMYYIKEKSIISFMNSTGLHALDCACSVTEKKDSGMRFFIKDLIEDLRKVNKNVDINILRSAENVDIGAIVAYKKGDEKISFLDNYHKEEKY, from the coding sequence TTGTCCGCTATTAAATCAATACACGATATGGAAAGATCCATAATCAAGAGCTACAGAAATTATCTGTGGACAAATTTCATAAAGGCCATAAAGGATTTTGAGCTTATAGAAGAAGGAGATAGAATTGCCGTTGCCATATCGGGGGGCAAGGACTCGCTCACCCTTGCAAAATTATTTCAAGAGTTAAAAAGACATAGCAAGTACGACTTTCACTTGGAATTTATCGCTATGGATCCCGGGTATAAAAGAGAAAACAGAGAACTTCTGGAGTATAACTGCAAGATGATGGGTATTCCTGTTAAGATTCACAATTCCGACGTATTCGAGGTGGCGCATAAATTAGATGAGGAAAATCCTTGTTACATGTGCGCCAGAATGAGAAGAGGAAATCTCTATTCAAAGGCCAAAGAATTAGGATGCAATAAACTTGCTTTGGGACATCACTTCAATGATGTAATTGAAACGGTTCTTTTGAACGTACTCTTTGCGGGAAATTACAAGACCATGATGCCTAAACTCCATTCGAAAAATTTTGAAGGTTTGGAATTAATAAGACCAATGTATTATATAAAGGAAAAATCCATAATCAGTTTTATGAACAGCACCGGACTTCATGCCCTTGATTGCGCATGTAGTGTAACTGAAAAAAAAGATTCGGGAATGAGGTTTTTCATTAAAGACTTAATTGAAGACTTGAGAAAAGTAAATAAAAACGTAGACATAAATATTCTGAGGTCAGCGGAAAATGTGGACATCGGAGCGATAGTCGCCTATAAAAAGGGCGATGAGAAAATAAGTTTTTTAGACAATTACCATAAGGAGGAAAAGTATTGA
- the exoA gene encoding Exodeoxyribonuclease (Exonucleolytic cleavage in the 3'-to 5'-direction to yield nucleoside 5'-phosphates; High confidence in function and specificity): protein MKLISWNVNGLRAAVKKGFMESFDELAPDIMALQEIKLSEGQLDLEIEGYKMYYNYAEKKGYSGTAVFTKIEPLNVTYGIGIEEHDKEGRVICCEFEKFYFITVYTPNSKRKLERLEYRMKWEDDFRDYLNNLRDKKPVVLCGDLNVAHKEIDLANPSTNRRSAGFTDEEREKFTVLLDNGYIDTFRMLYPDKKDEYSWWSHFAKSRERNVGWRIDYFVVSDDIKDKIEDATIHQNIFGSDHCPVGLILK from the coding sequence TTGAAATTGATATCTTGGAACGTAAACGGATTGAGAGCCGCAGTAAAAAAAGGCTTTATGGAGTCCTTTGACGAACTTGCTCCTGATATAATGGCTTTACAGGAAATAAAGCTTTCTGAAGGACAATTGGATTTAGAAATTGAAGGATATAAAATGTATTACAACTATGCTGAAAAAAAAGGTTATTCCGGAACAGCTGTCTTTACAAAAATTGAACCCTTAAATGTCACCTATGGAATAGGAATTGAAGAACATGACAAAGAGGGCAGAGTCATATGCTGTGAATTTGAGAAATTTTATTTTATAACGGTCTATACTCCCAATTCAAAGAGAAAACTTGAAAGACTTGAATATAGAATGAAATGGGAAGATGATTTCAGAGATTATTTAAATAATTTAAGAGATAAAAAACCCGTGGTTCTCTGTGGAGATTTAAATGTGGCACACAAGGAAATCGACCTTGCAAATCCATCCACAAACAGAAGATCTGCAGGATTTACCGATGAAGAAAGAGAAAAATTCACAGTCCTGTTAGACAACGGCTATATAGACACCTTCAGAATGTTATACCCCGACAAAAAGGATGAATATTCATGGTGGTCTCACTTCGCAAAGTCAAGAGAGAGAAATGTGGGCTGGAGAATAGACTACTTTGTAGTATCCGATGACATCAAGGATAAAATTGAAGATGCGACAATCCATCAGAACATCTTCGGATCGGACCATTGCCCGGTGGGATTGATTTTAAAATAA
- a CDS encoding putative secreted protein (Hypothetical protein), with protein MNKYVRILLSFVVLLVLLPNAANAAIYEASSTDEIKAAIENAQDGDTINIRGLNTPKDFGNAVISVSKNLTIKADMEYEPYNSPYGQKFIMVYEDARLHNVSFEIAEGKTLTLTHVEIKGAETKPAVFGDGNLLVTDRTGIHAKNEQDAVYLPKGSVEITGIQDKKTNRDYSDLQNKVMNEMGETTLRSITFPVVVINGIYGGSSTGESA; from the coding sequence ATGAATAAGTATGTGAGAATATTGCTGTCCTTTGTAGTATTGCTGGTATTGTTGCCCAATGCTGCCAATGCGGCAATTTACGAGGCGTCGTCGACAGATGAAATCAAAGCGGCGATTGAAAATGCGCAAGACGGAGACACAATAAATATACGTGGATTAAATACCCCGAAGGATTTTGGCAATGCAGTCATAAGTGTTTCAAAAAATTTGACCATTAAAGCGGACATGGAGTATGAACCTTATAACTCACCCTATGGTCAAAAGTTTATTATGGTCTATGAGGATGCTCGTCTGCATAATGTATCCTTTGAAATCGCTGAGGGAAAAACTTTAACACTAACCCATGTGGAAATAAAGGGAGCCGAGACAAAACCTGCCGTATTCGGAGATGGTAATCTATTAGTGACAGACCGCACAGGCATTCACGCTAAAAACGAACAGGATGCTGTATATCTGCCCAAAGGTTCGGTGGAAATTACCGGGATACAAGATAAAAAAACCAATAGAGATTATTCGGATCTTCAAAATAAAGTAATGAATGAAATGGGCGAAACAACTCTTAGAAGTATAACTTTTCCTGTTGTAGTGATCAACGGGATTTACGGCGGTTCATCAACAGGTGAAAGTGCCTGA
- a CDS encoding putative family (This model summarizes an uncharacterized family of proteins; High confidence in function and specificity), with the protein MEEKNINKKQKKNIQEKVLKAKPGMPMLITFIVMHFLSVFLFVKGIELANYGIPNGGFLIVLAMIWFFVNIVLYFGLKVIKPQEALVLTLFGEYSGTLKETGFYFVNPFSTGFNPAANTFLGQSGDVITKKPKIMSTDGSTTNAEFPSGKKISLKVMTLNNAKQKINDRLGNPVEVGIAVMWRVVDTAKAVFEVDNYKEFLSLQCDSSLRDIVRIYPYDSVPGIDTTGDGEADEGSLRGSSSVVAQRIKEKIQERVNIAGIEIIDARITYLAYAPEIAAAMLQRQQAAAVVDARATIVDGAVGMVEMALDKLSEKGVVELDEDKKATMVSNLMVVLCSNKDTQPVVNSGSLY; encoded by the coding sequence ATGGAAGAAAAAAATATAAATAAAAAGCAAAAAAAGAACATCCAGGAAAAAGTTTTAAAAGCCAAACCCGGAATGCCCATGCTTATAACATTTATCGTGATGCATTTTTTATCGGTTTTTTTATTTGTCAAGGGAATTGAACTTGCAAATTATGGAATTCCCAATGGAGGATTTTTAATAGTTTTGGCAATGATTTGGTTTTTTGTAAATATAGTGCTCTACTTCGGACTCAAGGTAATAAAACCTCAGGAGGCGCTTGTGCTTACTTTGTTTGGAGAGTATTCGGGGACACTGAAGGAAACGGGATTTTATTTTGTAAATCCCTTCAGTACGGGATTTAATCCGGCAGCCAATACATTTCTCGGACAAAGCGGAGATGTAATCACAAAAAAACCTAAAATCATGTCAACAGATGGAAGTACCACCAATGCAGAATTTCCTTCAGGCAAAAAAATATCCTTAAAGGTTATGACTTTAAACAATGCAAAACAAAAGATAAACGACAGACTTGGGAATCCTGTAGAGGTAGGCATAGCTGTCATGTGGAGAGTTGTGGATACCGCCAAGGCGGTATTTGAAGTGGACAATTACAAAGAGTTTCTGTCTTTGCAATGTGACTCTTCTTTAAGAGATATCGTAAGAATTTATCCATATGATTCCGTGCCGGGAATCGACACCACAGGAGACGGTGAAGCGGACGAGGGAAGTCTTAGAGGGTCGAGTTCCGTAGTAGCACAGAGAATTAAAGAAAAAATTCAGGAAAGAGTAAATATAGCAGGTATTGAAATAATCGATGCGAGAATCACCTATCTTGCCTATGCGCCCGAAATAGCAGCAGCAATGCTTCAAAGACAACAAGCTGCAGCAGTTGTAGATGCAAGAGCTACAATAGTGGACGGAGCCGTCGGAATGGTTGAGATGGCTCTTGACAAACTAAGCGAAAAAGGCGTGGTTGAGCTTGATGAAGATAAAAAAGCTACAATGGTGTCTAATTTGATGGTGGTACTTTGCAGCAACAAAGATACGCAACCTGTGGTAAACAGCGGAAGTCTGTATTAA